The segment CCCGATGAACGTTTGGCCGCCGGGAAACCGGAGACGGGGACGCTCGCGCTGCGCGCCTATACGTCCGGCAATCACGTTTTCATCGAGATTGAGGACGACGGCCGCGGCATTCGCCGGGATAAAGTGGTGGAGACGGCTCTGCGCAACGGCATCATCACGCGGGAACAGGCCGAGCGGCTTTCCGACGAAGAAGTATACCAACTGTTGTTTGCGCCGGGGTTCAGTACGGCCGAGAAGATCACCGACATTTCGGGGCGGGGCGTCGGCCTGGACGTCGTCAAATCGAAAATCGAGGCGCTCGGCGGCAAGGTCGTCGTCGAAAGCACACTCGGCAAGGGAACCAAGTTTTCGGTACAGCTGCCGCTAACGCTGTCGATCATTTCCGCCATGCTCGTCAAGGTGGGCGAAGAGACGTACGCCGTACCGATTTCGTCGCTGGTGGAGACGATGATCGTTTCTCCCGGTCAAGTCCGGAACCTGCACGGCGAGGCGATCATGAACTATCGAAGCGGCGTCATTCCCGTCGTGTCGCTCGGCCGCTTGTTCGACGTCCCGGGCGCGAAAGACGCCGATCGCGACGAAACATATGCCGTCGTCATCCGCAAGGGCCGTCACCAGCTGGCGCTTTTGGCGGACGAACTCTTGGGTCAGCAGGATATCGTGCTGAAGCCGCTCGGTAAATATTTGACCCCCGCGTTCGCCGTATCCGGGGCGACGATTCTGGGGGACGGCCGCGTCGCGCTGATCGTAGATCCCAACGCATTGATGAACTGATTATTTTCGTAAGGAGGTTTCGTCCATGGGAGAGGAATTGAAAGTGGTCGTGTTCAGGCTGGGCGAGCAGGAATACGGCGTCGAGGTCGATCATGTCAAGACGATCGAACGGATGAGTCCGATCACGCGTGTTCCGAAAACGCCGCCGTTCGTCAAAGGGGTCGTCAACAACCGCGGCGTCGTGCTGCCGGTGATTGACCTGAGGGAACGGTTCGGCCTTCCCGCGGCGGAGTATACCGACGGTACGCGCATCATCGTCGTGCAGGTCGGCGATCTGGAAGTCGGCATGATCGTCGATTCGGCTAACGATGTCCGCGACGTCGACAGTGACCGGATCGAAGTGCCGCCGGAAGTCGTCGGCGGCATCCGCGCGAAATATTTGCGCGGCATCGCGCGTCTGGACGAGCGGTTACTCGTGCTGCTGAATTTGCATGAAGTTTTGAACAAGAGCGAAATCATTCAGCTTGAGCAGATGGAGGCGTAACGTGGGCGGGGAGTGGCAATTCGGCGAATTTCATCTGGACGTTCTGCGCGAAGTCGGCAACATCGGATCGGGTCATGCGGCGACGGCGCTGTCGCAGTTGCTGGGCAAGCCGATCAACATGCTCGTGCCCAACGTGTCGGTGTTGCCCTTCGAGCAGGTGGCCGATTTCGTCGGCGGCGCGGAAACGGTCGTAGTGGCGGTCTTCTTGCGCGTCGAAGGCGACGTGTCCGGCAATCTGTTTTTTATTCTCGACGACAAATCGGCCAGACGGATGCTCGGTCAGTTGGCCGGCCTGTCTCCGTCGCCGGAACGGGAACTGAGTGAACTCGAGCAGTCCGCATTGATGGAAATCGGCAACATTCTCGCAGGTTCCTATTTGTCGTCTCTTGCGGATCTGACGCGGCTGAACATGCATCCGAGCGTTCCGGGCCTTGCCGTCGACATGGCGGGAGCGGTTTTAAGTTACGGTCTTCTCCAGTTCGGCGTCATGGGCGACAAGGCGTTGATGATCGAGACGCAGTTTCTCGAGGACCGGGTTGATCTCGGGGGATTCTGTGTCTTCATTCCTGATCCGGACTGTTTTGAGAGGCTGTTCCGGGCTTTAGGAGTGCCGACGGAATGACGACGGACACGATCATCAAGGTCGGAATTGCCGATATGAACGTCGGCACGGGCACGAGCGTTCTGAAGACGACCGGTCTCGGCTCCTGCGTCGGCGTTACGCTTTACGATCCCGTCAAACGAATCGGCGGCATGGCGCACATCATGCTTCCGTCATCGGAAATCGCCCGTGGCCCGGCAACCAATCCGGCCAAATACGCCGACACCGCCATTCCGACGCTGCTCGAGCGTATGCTGGAGGCTGGAGCGGTCGTGCGCAGACTTGTCGCCAAGCTGGCCGGCGGTGCCCAGATGTTCGCTTTTCAGTCCGCAAGCGAGACGATGCGGATCGGCATGCGAAACGTCGAAACGTGCAAAGCGATTCTGGAGAAGCTGGAGATTCCCGTATGTGCGGAAGACACGGGAGGAAATTACGGGCGGACGATCGAATTGTATTGTGAGACGGGAATTCTTCTTGTTCGAAGCGTCCAATTCGGAACGAAGGAACTGTAGCCATGATCGGCACGATCCGATGGAATTTCACGGTGGCCGGTGTCGCCGCATTGCTCACTCTGGCGTTGTCTTGGCCGAACAACCGCTGGTGGACCGCGCTCCTCGATGCGTTTCAGGCGTTCGTCGTCTTGTTTGTGGCGGTATTCGCGGTTCGCTGGCTGCTCGGGACGGTATTCGGTCTGAAGGAAAAACCGCTTGCCAAGGGAACCGTCATCGATTTCACGACGCCGGAAGATTCCGGCGCCGACGAATTCCGGCCGCTCGCGCCGCCGGACGTTACGGCGGAAGTGTTGCGGGCATGGAGCCGGGAAGACGAGGGGTCGAAAAAATAACGGTTTGCCATCGGAAGACGGGAGGTGCGCGACATGTCGGAACGGACGGCCGCGGATGCGGCGAAACGGGAGCTTTGGCGCCAATGGAAGACGGAACGTCGTCCGGAAGCGAGGCTCGCTTTGATCGAACATTACGTTCCGCTTGTCGAGTACGTATCCGACCGTTTGTCGGCGGGGCTACCGCGGACCGTGTCGCGGGACGACCTGATCGGCTTCGGGACCGTCGGCCTGATCGACGCCATTGAAAAGTTCGATTTTGAACGCGGACTTCGGTTCGAAACTTATGCTTCCTGGCGGATTCGCGGCGCCATTTTGGACGGCCTGCGTCAGAACGATTGGGTGCCTCGCTCGGTGCGCGAAAAGGCCCGGCGCATCGAGGAGGCGTATCATGAGCTGGAACAAAGCCGCATGCGGTCGGTGTCCGAGGCGGAAGTCGCCGAATATTTGCAGGTCGACGAGGCGGAGTTCCGGCAAATGTTGAAAGAACTCGCGGCCGCGACGGTCTGTTCGTTCGACGAGCCGATCAAGGAGGAAGAAGACGAAACGCGGCTTTCGCTTCTCATCGACGAGT is part of the Candidatus Reconcilbacillus cellulovorans genome and harbors:
- a CDS encoding chemotaxis protein CheW, yielding MGEELKVVVFRLGEQEYGVEVDHVKTIERMSPITRVPKTPPFVKGVVNNRGVVLPVIDLRERFGLPAAEYTDGTRIIVVQVGDLEVGMIVDSANDVRDVDSDRIEVPPEVVGGIRAKYLRGIARLDERLLVLLNLHEVLNKSEIIQLEQMEA
- a CDS encoding CheY-P-specific phosphatase CheC; translation: MGGEWQFGEFHLDVLREVGNIGSGHAATALSQLLGKPINMLVPNVSVLPFEQVADFVGGAETVVVAVFLRVEGDVSGNLFFILDDKSARRMLGQLAGLSPSPERELSELEQSALMEIGNILAGSYLSSLADLTRLNMHPSVPGLAVDMAGAVLSYGLLQFGVMGDKALMIETQFLEDRVDLGGFCVFIPDPDCFERLFRALGVPTE
- a CDS encoding chemotaxis protein CheD; this translates as MTTDTIIKVGIADMNVGTGTSVLKTTGLGSCVGVTLYDPVKRIGGMAHIMLPSSEIARGPATNPAKYADTAIPTLLERMLEAGAVVRRLVAKLAGGAQMFAFQSASETMRIGMRNVETCKAILEKLEIPVCAEDTGGNYGRTIELYCETGILLVRSVQFGTKEL
- a CDS encoding RNA polymerase subunit sigma (expressed in late exponential phase; controls the expression of genes coding cell surface proteins involved in chemotaxis, flagellar assembly, and autolysis); its protein translation is MSERTAADAAKRELWRQWKTERRPEARLALIEHYVPLVEYVSDRLSAGLPRTVSRDDLIGFGTVGLIDAIEKFDFERGLRFETYASWRIRGAILDGLRQNDWVPRSVREKARRIEEAYHELEQSRMRSVSEAEVAEYLQVDEAEFRQMLKELAAATVCSFDEPIKEEEDETRLSLLIDESAKNPESTVHEVFLKEVLAEAIEKLTEKERTVISLFYFEELTLSEIAEVMSLSPSRISQLHSKAIGRLRQTLADLKTQLLEGV